The following coding sequences are from one Desulfitibacter sp. BRH_c19 window:
- a CDS encoding coat protein F produces MPVQLSQKERMLLQDQKKHEEICIQKYNQYANQVQDPQLKQLFQTYAKQEQQHKDTVNQILNGQVPQMSQQQNQQATNQSTGYQAGGQGKMQGAMGNADDAALCQDMLMTEKFVSGSYDDTIFQFNDSSARQALNHIQKEEQQHGEGIQQYMQQNNLN; encoded by the coding sequence GTGCCAGTACAACTATCTCAGAAAGAGAGAATGCTGTTACAAGATCAAAAAAAGCATGAGGAAATATGTATTCAAAAGTACAATCAGTATGCAAACCAAGTGCAAGATCCACAATTGAAGCAGCTTTTTCAAACATACGCTAAGCAGGAACAACAGCATAAGGATACTGTAAATCAAATTTTAAATGGTCAGGTTCCACAAATGTCTCAGCAACAAAATCAGCAGGCTACCAATCAATCTACGGGATATCAAGCAGGTGGGCAGGGAAAAATGCAAGGTGCAATGGGCAATGCAGATGATGCAGCATTATGCCAGGATATGTTGATGACTGAAAAGTTTGTTTCCGGCAGTTATGATGATACAATCTTTCAGTTTAATGACAGCAGCGCCCGTCAAGCCCTTAATCACATCCAAAAGGAAGAGCAGCAGCATGGAGAAGGTATACAGCAATATATGCAACAGAACAATTTGAATTAA